The following coding sequences lie in one Salvelinus fontinalis isolate EN_2023a chromosome 21, ASM2944872v1, whole genome shotgun sequence genomic window:
- the hpse gene encoding heparanase, whose product MSGISTLACVMIYIISYGYYVVASVESARDEWNFESVNLNVDLSRVLKKVNGRFLSVAIDASLVAEEKFMYLLTSPKLRTLAKALTPAFLRFGGTRQDFMTFNPTFLHSNENHKNSVFDADDICERLELPPLLEKRLKQEWTLQEILLDKEDLQRKYRSVKFTECAVDLLYSFTNCSGLDLIFGLNELLRTSGNSWDSSNARTLLQYCESKQYSMSWELGNEPNSYEKKAGIRVDGYQLGQDFVQLRKILQESKLYHNTGLYGPDISQPRDHRRDLLEGFLESGAEAIDACTWHHYYVNGRDTSLEDFLDPEVLNTLALKTHEVMETIELTSPGKKVWLGETSSAYGGGAKGLSDTFVAGFMWLDKLGLGAKLGLDVLIRQVLIGSGTYHLVDENLDPLPDYWLSVLYKRLVGPEVLSIEAFSILGKTKRVRVYLHCTNKKSTSYKSGAVTLFALNLSKGPARISVPVTISNSTAEAFVLQSEQPGEEGLYSKSVKLNGEVLKMVDDRTLPSLQGTPLPAGEHLRLPGYSFAFYVLSEAQALACR is encoded by the exons ATGTCAGGCATATCAACCTTGGCATGTGTGATGATATATATTATTTCTTATGGATATTATGTGGTAGCAAGTGTCGAGTCTGCGAGGGATGAGTGGAATTTTGAGTCTGTAAATCTGAATGTGGACCTCTCTCGAGTACTCAAGAAAGTGAATGGACGTTTTTTGTCTGTTGCCATAGACGCGAGTCTAGTCGCTGAAGAGAAGTTCATGTACCTTTTAAC GTCTCCAAAGCTGAGGACATTGGCAAAAGCTTTGACCCCAGCATTTCTGAGATTTGGAGGGACAAGACAAGATTTCATGACCTTCAACCCAACATTTTTACATTCAAACGAGAATCACAAAAACTCTGTGTTTGATGCAG ATGACATATGTGAAAGGCTGGAGCTGCCTCCACTACTGGAAAAGAGGCTGAAGCAGGAATGGACTCTACAGGAAATACTTCTCGACAAGGAGGACTTGCAGAGGAAGTATAGGAGTGTAAAGTTCACAG AGTGTGCAGTGGATCTGCTCTACTCTTTTACAAACTGCTCTGGATTAGACCTCATCTTTGGGCTCAACGAGCTGCTCAGGACCTCTGGGAACTCCTGGGACAGCAGCAATGCCAGGACCCTCCTACAGTACTGTGAATCTAAACAGTACAGCATGTCCTGGGAGCTGGGAAATG AGCCCAACAGCTATGAGAAGAAGGCAGGGATCAGGGTGGATGGATATCAGCTCGGCCAAGATTTTGTTCAACTCCGCAAGATTCTGCAGGAATCCAAACTTTACCATAACACTGGACTCTATGGACCAGACATTAGCCAGCCCCGGGACCACCGGAGAGActtactggaggg GTTCTTGGAGAGTGGGGCAGAAGCAATTGATGCATGCACCTGGCACCA TTATTATGTCAATGGAAGAGACACGTCTCTAGAAGATTTCCTAGACCCTGAGGTGCTAAACACGTTGGCCTTAAAAACACATGAAGTCATGGAG ACCATTGAGCTGACCTCCCCTGGGAAGAAGGTGTGGCTTGGAGAGACTAGTTCCGCCTATGGAGGCGGGGCTAAGGGCCTGTCTGACACATTTGTCGCTGGATTCAT GTGGCTGGATAAACTGGGCCTGGGTGCGAAGCTTGGATTGGAtgttctcatcagacaggtttTGATTGGATCTGGGACTTACCACCTGGTAGATGAGAACCTGGATCCACTTCCT GATTACTGGCTATCAGTTCTGTACAAGAGGCTTGTTGGACCAGAGGTGCTGAGTATAGAAGCCTTTTCCATTTTGGGAAAGACGAAAAGAGTACGGGTCTACCTGCACTGCACTAACAAGAAAAG CACAAGCTACAAAAGTGGAGCAGTCACATTGTTTGCTCTGAACCTGAGTAAGGGCCCTGCGAGGATCTCTGTGCCTGTTACAATCTCTAACAGTACTGCCGAGGCCTTCGTTCTACAGTCTGAACAGCCTGGCGAGGAGGGACTCTACTCCAA GTCTGTGAAACTCAACGGAGAGGTGTTGAAGATGGTGGATGACCGTACTCTTCCATCGCTCCAGGGAACTCCTCTTCCTGCAGGAGAACATCTCAGACTCCCTGGTTATTCCTTTGCCTTCTATGTCCTCAGCGAGGCTCAGGCGCTGGCCTGCCGATGA